Proteins encoded in a region of the Anopheles ziemanni chromosome 2, idAnoZiCoDA_A2_x.2, whole genome shotgun sequence genome:
- the LOC131282548 gene encoding protein SDA1 homolog isoform X2, translating to MVRHNNQLPDNLPQLQNLIKRDPESYREEFLQQYQHFLSVLDIFRLEPDKENKSLCESIMFLAQVAQCYLEDMKTFPQTLVDLLKTHSTTLEPEMRNTFCRALILLRNKNLISPLDLLELFFQLLRCPDKALRTFLQNHIITDIKNMNAKQKDMKLNSTLQSFMYTMLRDTNPKAAKMSIDIMIELYRKQVWNDAKTVNVIANIGCFSKVTKVMVASLKFFLGTDQQEEEEEEDSDREVNLKGIMMAAKINKKTKKRKNKVEAVKKLYANAQKKKKKVVAFNFSAIHLIHNPQGMAENLFKQLQDGNERFEVKLMHLDVISRLIGIHELFLFSFYPYITRFIQPHQRQVTRILQFAAQASHEMIPPDIIEPVIKTLVNNFVTERNSSDVMAIGLNAVREVCVRCPLAMNEDLLRDLTMYKSYKEKSVMMSAKSLIMLYREQVPTLLAKKDRGRPTEASVEIKPKRYGEVLAVDHIPGTEALLREGIPEVEESESSSEDDSESGDWVDVASSEDETDGIDNSEDEDEDDDEGEWEECSDEEDEGEEEEIEDGSEKKGDHSNGKRKKKAKKTGKKSEITAEAKSADGNEQTLNTSEAMQELALTKIFTDADFARIEQERVKKQLTHHNRKRQAETERSEFVKLDSIEMIYKRRKADKEARVESMQKGRDGREKFGYKDNRLNPHCSTTNREKKKNKNFSMIRHKARGKVKKSFRDKQLALRKHLIHMKKMK from the exons ATGGTGCGCCACAATAATCAACTGCCGGACAATCTGCCGCAGCTGCAGAATCTGATCAAGCGCGATCCGGAATCTTACCGGGAAGAGTTTCTACAGCAGTACCAGCATTTCCTAAGCGTGTTGGATATCTTTCGGCTGGAACCGgataaggaaaacaaaagcctTTGCGAGTCAATAATGTTTCTGGCGCAGGTAGCTCAGTGCTATCTGGAGGATATGAAAACCTTTCCCCAGACGTTGGTGGATCTGCTGAAGACTCACTCGACAACGCTTGAACCGGAGATGCGAAACACGTTTTGCCGAGCGTTGATTTTGCTGCGGAATAAAAACCTCATATCCCCGCTGGACCTACTGGAACTATTCTTCCAGCTGCTGCGCTGCCCGGACAAGGCGCTCCGAACGTTCTTACAGAATCACATTATTACGGACATCAAGAATATGAACGCGAAGCAGAAGGATATGAAGCTCAATTCTACGCTGCAATCGTTCATGTACACAATGCTACGCGATACGAATCCAAAGGCGGCTAAAATGTCCATTGACATCATGATCGAGCTGTACAGGAAGCAGGTCTGGAACGACGCGAAGACAGTTAATGTAATTGCAAACATCGGCTGCTTCTCGAAGGTAACGAAGGTGATGGTTGCTTCGTTGAAGTTTTTCCTCGGTACCGACCAgcaggaggaagaagaagaggaggatAGCGACCGGGAGGTTAACCTGAAAGGTATCATGATGGCcgcaaaaattaacaaaaaaacgaagaaacgcAAGAATAAGGTGGAGGCAGTCAAGAAACTGTACGCGAACGctcagaagaaaaagaaaaaggtggTGGCTTTCAATTTTTCGGCCATTCATTTGATACACAACCCACAGGGAATGGCGgaaaatttgttcaaacaGTTGCAGGATGGAAATGAGCGGTTCGAGGTGAAGCTGATGCATCTGGACGTCATTTCCAGACTAATTGGAATTCACGAGCTATTTTTGTTCAGTTTCTATCCGTACATTACCAG GTTCATCCAGCCACATCAACGTCAGGTTACACGAATTCTACAATTTGCCGCCCAAGCGTCCCACGAGATGATTCCGCCGGACATTATCGAGCCGGTCATTAAGACGCTCGTGAACAATTTCGTCACCGAGCGGAACTCGAGCGACGTAATGGCTATTGGGCTGAACGCGGTCCGGGAGGTTTGTGTCCGTTGTCCGCTGGCGATGAACGAGGATTTACTGCGCGATCTTACGATGTACAAGAGCTACAAGGAAAAGTCTGTCATGATGTCGGCAAAGTCGTTGATTATGCTTTATCGCGAACAAGTGCCTACTCTGCTGGCGAAGAAGGATCGTGGCCGACCGACGGAGGCAAGCGTCGAAATTAAACCGAAGCGATACGGCGAGGTGCTGGCAGTTGATCATATTCCCGGAACGGAAGCACTATTACGTGAGGGTATTCCGGAGGTCGAGGAAAGCGAAAGCTCGTCCGAGGATGATTCAGAATCGGGTGACTGGGTGGACGTGGCAAGTAGTGAGGATGAGACAGAT GGTATTGATAATTCGGAAGATGAGGATGAGGATGACGATGAAGGGGAATGGGAAGAGTGCAGCGATGAGGAAGATGAAGGAGAAGAGGAAGAGATCGAAGATGGAAGTGAGAAGAAAGGCGATCATTCAAAtggtaaaagaaagaagaaggcTAAGAAAACTGGCAAGAAATCGGAAATAACCGCCGAAGCCAAATCCGCAGATGGGAATGAACAAACCCTAAACACCTCGGAAGCGATGCAGGAACTGGCGCTTACGAAAATTTTCACCGATGCGGACTTTGCCCGTATCGAGCAGGAGCGTGTAAAGAAGCAACTGACGCACCACAATCGAAAGCGCCAGGCCGAAACGGAGCGCAGTGAGTTTGTGAAGCTCGATTCGATCGAGATGATCTACAAACGGCGCAAGGCAGACAAGGAAGCACGCGTGGAGAGTATGCAGAAGGGTCGCGATGGACGTGAGAAGTTCGGATACAAGGATAACCGGCTGAATCCGCATTGCTCGACGACGAAccgggagaagaagaagaataaaaacttctCCATGATTCGGCACAAGGCGCGCGGTAAGGTTAAGAAATCCTTCCGCGACAAGCAGTTGGCGTTgcgaaaacatttgattcacatgaaaaagatgaaataa
- the LOC131282548 gene encoding protein SDA1 homolog isoform X1 → MVRHNNQLPDNLPQLQNLIKRDPESYREEFLQQYQHFLSVLDIFRLEPDKENKSLCESIMFLAQVAQCYLEDMKTFPQTLVDLLKTHSTTLEPEMRNTFCRALILLRNKNLISPLDLLELFFQLLRCPDKALRTFLQNHIITDIKNMNAKQKDMKLNSTLQSFMYTMLRDTNPKAAKMSIDIMIELYRKQVWNDAKTVNVIANIGCFSKVTKVMVASLKFFLGTDQQEEEEEEDSDREVNLKGIMMAAKINKKTKKRKNKVEAVKKLYANAQKKKKKVVAFNFSAIHLIHNPQGMAENLFKQLQDGNERFEVKLMHLDVISRLIGIHELFLFSFYPYITRFIQPHQRQVTRILQFAAQASHEMIPPDIIEPVIKTLVNNFVTERNSSDVMAIGLNAVREVCVRCPLAMNEDLLRDLTMYKSYKEKSVMMSAKSLIMLYREQVPTLLAKKDRGRPTEASVEIKPKRYGEVLAVDHIPGTEALLREGIPEVEESESSSEDDSESGDWVDVASSEDETDALLREGRKKKGITMIKSTKDQSKDEGIDNSEDEDEDDDEGEWEECSDEEDEGEEEEIEDGSEKKGDHSNGKRKKKAKKTGKKSEITAEAKSADGNEQTLNTSEAMQELALTKIFTDADFARIEQERVKKQLTHHNRKRQAETERSEFVKLDSIEMIYKRRKADKEARVESMQKGRDGREKFGYKDNRLNPHCSTTNREKKKNKNFSMIRHKARGKVKKSFRDKQLALRKHLIHMKKMK, encoded by the exons ATGGTGCGCCACAATAATCAACTGCCGGACAATCTGCCGCAGCTGCAGAATCTGATCAAGCGCGATCCGGAATCTTACCGGGAAGAGTTTCTACAGCAGTACCAGCATTTCCTAAGCGTGTTGGATATCTTTCGGCTGGAACCGgataaggaaaacaaaagcctTTGCGAGTCAATAATGTTTCTGGCGCAGGTAGCTCAGTGCTATCTGGAGGATATGAAAACCTTTCCCCAGACGTTGGTGGATCTGCTGAAGACTCACTCGACAACGCTTGAACCGGAGATGCGAAACACGTTTTGCCGAGCGTTGATTTTGCTGCGGAATAAAAACCTCATATCCCCGCTGGACCTACTGGAACTATTCTTCCAGCTGCTGCGCTGCCCGGACAAGGCGCTCCGAACGTTCTTACAGAATCACATTATTACGGACATCAAGAATATGAACGCGAAGCAGAAGGATATGAAGCTCAATTCTACGCTGCAATCGTTCATGTACACAATGCTACGCGATACGAATCCAAAGGCGGCTAAAATGTCCATTGACATCATGATCGAGCTGTACAGGAAGCAGGTCTGGAACGACGCGAAGACAGTTAATGTAATTGCAAACATCGGCTGCTTCTCGAAGGTAACGAAGGTGATGGTTGCTTCGTTGAAGTTTTTCCTCGGTACCGACCAgcaggaggaagaagaagaggaggatAGCGACCGGGAGGTTAACCTGAAAGGTATCATGATGGCcgcaaaaattaacaaaaaaacgaagaaacgcAAGAATAAGGTGGAGGCAGTCAAGAAACTGTACGCGAACGctcagaagaaaaagaaaaaggtggTGGCTTTCAATTTTTCGGCCATTCATTTGATACACAACCCACAGGGAATGGCGgaaaatttgttcaaacaGTTGCAGGATGGAAATGAGCGGTTCGAGGTGAAGCTGATGCATCTGGACGTCATTTCCAGACTAATTGGAATTCACGAGCTATTTTTGTTCAGTTTCTATCCGTACATTACCAG GTTCATCCAGCCACATCAACGTCAGGTTACACGAATTCTACAATTTGCCGCCCAAGCGTCCCACGAGATGATTCCGCCGGACATTATCGAGCCGGTCATTAAGACGCTCGTGAACAATTTCGTCACCGAGCGGAACTCGAGCGACGTAATGGCTATTGGGCTGAACGCGGTCCGGGAGGTTTGTGTCCGTTGTCCGCTGGCGATGAACGAGGATTTACTGCGCGATCTTACGATGTACAAGAGCTACAAGGAAAAGTCTGTCATGATGTCGGCAAAGTCGTTGATTATGCTTTATCGCGAACAAGTGCCTACTCTGCTGGCGAAGAAGGATCGTGGCCGACCGACGGAGGCAAGCGTCGAAATTAAACCGAAGCGATACGGCGAGGTGCTGGCAGTTGATCATATTCCCGGAACGGAAGCACTATTACGTGAGGGTATTCCGGAGGTCGAGGAAAGCGAAAGCTCGTCCGAGGATGATTCAGAATCGGGTGACTGGGTGGACGTGGCAAGTAGTGAGGATGAGACAGATGCGTTGTTGcgtgaaggaaggaaaaagaagggaaTTACTATGATTAAATCCACGAAAGATCAGTCAAAGGATGAGGGTATTGATAATTCGGAAGATGAGGATGAGGATGACGATGAAGGGGAATGGGAAGAGTGCAGCGATGAGGAAGATGAAGGAGAAGAGGAAGAGATCGAAGATGGAAGTGAGAAGAAAGGCGATCATTCAAAtggtaaaagaaagaagaaggcTAAGAAAACTGGCAAGAAATCGGAAATAACCGCCGAAGCCAAATCCGCAGATGGGAATGAACAAACCCTAAACACCTCGGAAGCGATGCAGGAACTGGCGCTTACGAAAATTTTCACCGATGCGGACTTTGCCCGTATCGAGCAGGAGCGTGTAAAGAAGCAACTGACGCACCACAATCGAAAGCGCCAGGCCGAAACGGAGCGCAGTGAGTTTGTGAAGCTCGATTCGATCGAGATGATCTACAAACGGCGCAAGGCAGACAAGGAAGCACGCGTGGAGAGTATGCAGAAGGGTCGCGATGGACGTGAGAAGTTCGGATACAAGGATAACCGGCTGAATCCGCATTGCTCGACGACGAAccgggagaagaagaagaataaaaacttctCCATGATTCGGCACAAGGCGCGCGGTAAGGTTAAGAAATCCTTCCGCGACAAGCAGTTGGCGTTgcgaaaacatttgattcacatgaaaaagatgaaataa
- the LOC131288074 gene encoding uncharacterized protein LOC131288074: MFSNKCILLLLGCCSSLLLMPQCNAEPSYVDMPVSNIPLYTDGIYFEQLKPIKVQVSTWTLRADYDIAEFIAEIATASGTVSHLLKACAEMREKKIGNCEGINNILELTKELNDFSALLSSMCEESDVGSRRTKRGILRSWFGLMDDEDRTEINSNFDKVNQQIAIESSTLKMFYNTTNQALAVLTGNLFKVDPKKPNAIDFTREGQLLLMDILLNKIIAKKNLFMQLLQSTSTMDLSDSIISPNKLLVELEKVQGYLPEEFIFPVELKLREVIKLYPLSQVVAYVEGCRLVVNILLPLCNRLVYRTLKGTNVPMLKDGVVTLIVLERDIVAFNETSNSGMVMSYDEYKACNHLTDFALCNSHHLMRNLTTTDDCIAATYFNNTQRDSNCRTTRLQLRSQMWVQLADPNAWIYVVPNFTDITIQYGTDRLKGLTLHGVGILKLLRMCHVRSMDVLLQYIPQLGGTRIKLATEGFSLPVTITREQSLIISASPNDNSRVIPVGKFTETDLHDPSLVAGIYRESSGISPWAVVGIICGVCLVFFVILRVFVMKHVLKRFSRADRNAATRRTSCLDGHYDASQIANQSTYPIVAT, from the coding sequence ATGTTTTCCAACAAATGCATCCTCCTACTGCTGGGCTGCTGCAGTAGTCTACTGTTGATGCCGCAATGCAACGCAGAACCTTCGTATGTTGATATGCCGGTGTCCAACATTCCGCTCTACACGGATGGTATATATTTCGAGCAGCTTAAACCGATTAAGGTGCAGGTAAGCACTTGGACACTGCGGGCCGACTACGATATTGCGGAGTTTATCGCCGAAATCGCAACGGCCAGCGGTACGGTGTCCCACCTGTTGAAGGCCTGCGCAGAAATGCGAGAGAAAAAGATTGGAAACTGTGAGGGAATTAATAACATTCTCGAGCTGACGAAGGAACTGAACGACTTCAGTGCGCTACTGTCGAGCATGTGCGAAGAGTCGGATGTAGGCTCCAGGCGTACAAAGCGTGGCATACTTCGATCGTGGTTCGGCCTAATGGACGACGAGGATCGCACCGAAATCAACAGCAACTTTGATAAGGTAAATCAACAGATCGCCATCGAATCGTCGACGCTGAAGATGTTCTACAACACGACAAACCAAGCGCTAGCCGTGTTGACGGGCAACCTGTTTAAAGTGGACCCGAAAAAACCAAATGCGATCGACTTTACACGCGAGGGGCAGCTGTTGCTGATGGATATTTTGCTGAACAAAATTATCGCCAAGAAGAACCTCTTCATGCAGTTGCTACAAAGTACCAGCACGATGGACCTGAGCGATAGTATCATTTCCCCCAATAAGCTCCTGGTGGAGCTGGAGAAGGTGCAGGGATACCTACCGGAAGAGTTTATTTTCCCCGTCGAACTGAAGCTTCGCGAGGTAATCAAACTTTATCCCCTCTCGCAGGTGGTAGCGTATGTTGAAGGGTGTCGGCTTGTGGTCAACATTCTGCTTCCGCTCTGCAATCGTTTAGTGTATCGTACATTGAAAGGAACGAACGTACCGATGCTGAAGGACGGTGTGGTGACACTTATTGTGCTCGAGCGAGATATTGTAGCGTTTAACGAAACCTCGAACAGCGGAATGGTCATGTCGTACGATGAGTATAAAGCGTGCAATCATTTGACCGATTTTGCCCTCTGCAATTCCCATCATCTCATGCGAAATCTCACAACAACCGATGACTGCATTGCGGCCACTTATTTCAACAACACTCAGCGCGACTCGAATTGTCGTACCACGCGGCTGCAGCTGCGGTCTCAGATGTGGGTACAGCTCGCTGACCCGAACGCCTGGATTTATGTGGTGCCCAACTTTACCGATATCACCATTCAATACGGTACGGATCGTTTGAAAGGGCTCACACTGCACGGAGTCGGTATATTGAAACTCCTGCGTATGTGCCACGTGCGATCGATGGACGTCCTATTGCAATACATACCTCAACTGGGAGGAACCCGCATTAAGCTGGCCACCGAAGGCTTTAGTCTACCGGTCACCATAACGCGCGAGCAATCGCTAATCATATCGGCCAGTCCGAACGACAACAGCCGCGTCATTCCGGTGGGAAAATTCACCGAGACCGATCTGCACGATCCGTCCCTCGTGGCCGGGATTTATCGTGAGTCGAGTGGCATCTCCCCGTGGGCTGTAGTTGGCATAATTTGTGGCGTTTGTCTGGTATTTTTCGTCATATTGCGTGTATTTGTTATGAAGCATGTGTTGAAACGATTTTCTAGAGCCGATCGAAATGCCGCAACTCGGCGGACGAGTTGTTTGGACGGACATTACGATGCGTCTCAAATTGCCAATCAATCTACGTACCCCATAGTAGCGACTTAA
- the LOC131293686 gene encoding ferritin, heavy subunit-like, with amino-acid sequence MFSIRPAVYLRRCFSSIRIPASGQKESNLVPRSLPEQLVLAINGQINEEYYASYMYRSISYHFATSSVCLLGLSELYRKLASEEIGHAESLADFLLFRNNSVTLETIAKPPERQWSSNIGQTLCETIELEMKLSGSISLVYEVAEKQRDVVLMDFLTKHFLHQQCDSLRTLQQLSTKWSQLRAAPDGTYRFDREVRNWILSSNLPK; translated from the exons ATGTTCTCGATTCGACCTGCAGTGtacctaagaaggtgcttttcTTCCATCCGAATACCGGCCTCAGGCCAGAAAGAAAGCAATCTTGTCCCACGTTCGCTTCCGGAACAGCTCGTGCTTGCCATCAACGGTCAGATAAATGAGGAATATTATGCGAGCTACATGTATCGTTCGATTTCGTACCACTTCGCGACCTCCAGTGTGTGCCTTCTTGGATTATCAG AGCTCTACCGGAAACTTGCCTCCGAAGAGATCGGGCACGCAGAGTCGCTGGCGGATTTCTTGCTTTTCCGCAATAACTCTGTCACGCTCGAAACCATTGCTAAACCTCCCGAACGCCAGTGGAGCTCAAACATCGGACAAACGCTTTGCGAAACGATCGAGCTAGAGATGAAGCTTTCCGGTTCAATCTCGTTGGTTTACGAAGTGGCCGAGAAGCAGCGTGACGTAGTGTTGATGGATTTTCTTACCAAACATTTCCTCCACCAGCAGTGTGATTCGTTGCGCACTCTGCAACAACTCTCCACCAAATGGAGCCAATTGCGTGCGGCTCCGGATGGGACGTACCGGTTCGACCGGGAGGTAAGAAATTGGATTCTGTCTTCAAACCTCCCTAAATGA
- the LOC131282327 gene encoding protein pigeon — MLKQENLAANFCGLLSLGGNKDVAIEWRILGKEQDSSMLASWVSFDPKKGREEQRTNVGIYTPKTKTFDILYTFPGRENVIQASVNFTRTLLLYVTKELRQDESGQNGDVYRAYLVEVRPKVESVRPHLLLEVDRNRQVMATFLWRKLSTFEKSYQDKFLLLVHHEHVLLYTVNLKKVDLPTTDEIDDIIGSVGSRPGRIDYMNPLAWEVDRDSLKSETITKSFIWAQWDPVVQALYYIHLKPSTRTIFEKEDDGANGESGEAEKRLQPTLSAFQFHDDLPTETVLNIPLNLPKIPSSNSEDIYEDDTVPLRIHDSSLNLVIVSDESGMLFVCHYYLYQPIKQQEEESTNANGGGGPAQNIFDVHFAYSVTILHHGCVIHCVIPGIPWEKAKLMKPTFTLHGDHHVLVFQADLFMHLLDVGLSHEPSCHIVCAPFTRAPITQLVPCFATNNICYDSATLDLISITIPKTHLIDAFRNDTSIDNRLAIVHYFLAHSNGDIIEIFSEILNIIMERPLHLDTVPLLKEALIAGTYASAKKGLTQDQLALFRLLPLTSCSTTKPIEAKVGKLNVGLSHESLYNTSMMLLSPQQRLSPFRKDIWTLLWDRLSDNGGGKERPRFHQEQVREKLMYSLACYQPEALSRCTTPMSPANPIGTVGVEFFASAAASGGARGRLQNDLPFVETEACTANKQELVLNVNLRELSMHLVKHSVKEVTGFRWLKNAFYDANPATSHVHAVATRYVAAQLEQSRALCVLVCRTAGLDHALALGEGSESRGFALIDQLERALQVRLFAMLERYCLAAETLAFPLPLGFSSFFSYLGYRALSFESFMQYVEHHVFELQIDVVKVIFADIGEDTEDGIRRKLNLLMVLPRSRARRLLNSWNHPVSAMLRGREHAMNILSGNSVHPRGSSHLKKKDYQPKGRLGAARKLQQPLDNFLDLLTAKANLNELDFNLLIETTLTSVENFHV, encoded by the exons ATGCTGAAGCAGGAAAATTTGGCAGCCAATTTTTGCGGCCTCCTGTCCCTCGGCGGAAACAAAG ATGTGGCTATAGAATGGCGTATCCTTGGGAAGGAACAGGACAGTTCCATGCTTGCGAGCTGGGTATCGTTCGACCCGAAAAAAGGCCGCGAAGAACAGCGCACAAACGTTGGCATATACACGccgaaaacgaaaaccttCGACATCCTGTACACGTTCCCCGGGCGGGAAAATGTCATCCAAGCGTCGGTCAACTTCACGCGCACGCTTCTCCTGTACGTCACGAAAGAGTTGCGGCAGGACGAATCTGGTCAAAACGGTGACGTGTACCGGGCGTATCTGGTCGAGGTGCGGCCGAAGGTTGAATCCGTTCGACCCCATCTGCTGCTGGAGGTAGATCGCAATCGTCAGGTGATGGCCACGTTCTTGTGGCGGAAGCTATCGACCTTCGAGAAGAGCTATCAAGATAAATTCCTGCTCCTAGTGCATCACGAGCACGTACTCCTTTACACGGTCAACCTGAAAAAGGTTGACCTTCCGACGACGGATGAAATTGACGATATCATCGGTTCAGTAGGCAGTAGGCCGGGACGTATTGACTATATGAACCCGCTGGCCTGGGAGGTGGACCGGGACAGTCTGAAGAGCGAAACGATAACAAAATCGTTTATCTGGGCTCAGTGGGATCCGGTGGTGCAAGCCTTGTACTATATTCATCTAAAACCAAGCACAAGAACCATCTTCGAAAAGGAGGATGACGGGGCGAACGGCGAATCCGGCGAAGCAGAAAAACGGCTTCAGCCGACCTTATCTGCGTTTCAGTTCCATGACGATCTGCCGACTGAAACGGTGCTCAACATTCCACTCAATCTTCCCAAAATCCCATCGTCCAACAGTGAGGACATTTACGAGGATGACACGGTGCCGCTGCGCATACACGACTCATCGTTGAATCTAGTGATTGTGAGCGACGAATCGGGAATGCTTTTCGTCTGCCATTACTATCTCTACCAACCGATCAAGCAGCAGGAAGAAGAGTCAACTAATGCAAACGGCGGAGGAGGACCGGCACAAAATATCTTCGACGTACACTTTGCCTACTCGGTGACCATCCTCCACCATGGGTGCGTGATACACTGCGTCATCCCGGGCATTCCGTGGGAAAAAGCGAAACTGATGAAACCGACCTTTACGCTACACGGCGACCACCATGTGCTGGTGTTTCAGGCGGATCTTTTTATGCATTTGCTCGATGTGGGCCTCTCGCACGAACCTTCGTGCCATATCGTGTGCGCACCGTTTACCCGGGCCCCCATTACGCAGCTGGTACCGTGCTTTGCGACCAACAACATTTGCTACGATTCGGCCACGCTCGATCTGATCTCGATTACAATCCCGAAAACGCATCTCATTGACGCGTTCCGGAATGATACGTCGATCGATAACCGGCTTGCGATCGTGCACTACTTTTTGGCACATTCGAATGGAGATATTATTGAGATTTTCTCTGAG ATACTAAACATCATCATGGAACGACCCTTGCACCTTGACACGGTCCCTCTACTTAAGGAAGCGCTCATCGCCGGTACCTACGCTTCGGCCAAAAAAGGGCTTACGCAAGACCAACTGGCCCTGTTCCGCCTACTACCGCTGACGTCCTGCAGCACCACAAAACCGATCGAGGCGAAGGTTGGCAAACTGAACGTGGGTCTCTCGCACGAGTCCCTCTACAACACCTCGATGATGCTGCTCTCACCACAGCAACGACTTTCGCCGTTCCGCAAGGACATCTGGACGCTACTGTGGGATCGGTTGAGCGACAACGGTGGCGGCAAGGAACGACCTCGCTTCCACCAGGAACAGGTACGCGAGAAGCTGATGTACTCGCTCGCCTGCTACCAACCGGAAGCTCTGTCCCGCTGCACCACACCCATGTCCCCGGCGAACCCGATCGGAACGGTGGGGGTAGAGTTTTTCGCCAGTGCTGCTGCTTCCGGAGGCGCTCGTGGTCGTTTGCAAAATGACCTACCGTTCGTCGAAACGGAAGCATGTACGGCCAACAAGCAGGAGTTGGTACTGAACGTAAACCTCCGCGAACTGAGCATGCACCTGGTGAAGCACAGCGTGAAGGAAGTGACCGGTTTCCGCTGGCTCAAGAACGCTTTCTACGATGCAAATCCGGCCACCTCGCACGTTCACGCCGTGGCAACGCGCTACGTCGCCGCGCAGCTGGAACAATCGCGAGCGCTCTGTGTTTTAGTGTGCCGTACAGCCGGGCTCGATCATGCGCTCGCGCTCGGTGAAGGAAGCGAAAGCCGTGGGTTTGCACTTATCGATCAACTTGAGCGTGCACTTCAGGTGCGTCTCTTTGCCATGCTCGAGCGATACTGTCTGGCGGCGGAAACACTCGCCTTTCCGTTGCCTCTCGGGTTTTCCTCGTTCTTCTCTTACCTCGGATACCGGGCGCTGTCATTCGAAAGCTTCATGCAGTACGTCGAGCATCATGTGTTCGAGTTGCAGATCGACGTAGTGAAGGTGATCTTCGCCGATATCGGTGAGGATACGGAAGATGGTATCCGGCGAAAGTTGAACCTGTTGATGGTGTTGCCTCGGTCAAGGGCGCGCCGTTTGCTGAACAGTTGGAACCATCCCGTCAGTGCGATGCTGCGGGGACGGGAGCATGCCATGAACATCCTGTCCGGGAACTCGGTCCATCCGCGAGGATCTTCACATCTCAAGAAGAAAGACTATCAACCGAAAGGTA GATTGGGCGCCGCCCGGAAACTCCAGCAACCGTTGGACAATTTTCTCGATCTACTCACAGCCAAAGCTAATCTAAACGAGCTCGACTTTAATCTGCTAATTGAGACAACTCTTACATCGGTAGAAAATTTCCATGTCTAA
- the LOC131293706 gene encoding uncharacterized protein LOC131293706, whose protein sequence is MESRNTDPTSNAGSSNRNADPSYITSNTRKIWESTTRLVQVQNAINVLFLSNWSNDALIQVPEPIILAMRNILAENEGKSNDHVPPKDESLKQTIEDMCSGPQTTRKVKMVAYHCMRTFQDRFTQDILFRTKHAMFYDELEQLMSRLSNESAENTQREIMRHLRVAKTRIANRSQARYNPLQRQQKSPASASTTPRATSSSQPPEPRES, encoded by the exons ATGGAAAGCCGAAATACGGATCCCACGAGCAACGCAGGATCATCAAACCGAAATGCCGATCCATCCTACATCACATCCAATACGCGAAAGATTTGGGAAAGCACGACACGATTAGTGCAGGTTCAAAATGCCATCAATGTTCTCTTCCTTTCAAATTGGTCCAATGACGCATTGATACAAGTACCGGAACCGATAATATTGGCGATGCGCAACATTCTCGCCGAAAATGAAGGTAAGTCTAATGATCACGTACCGCCAAAAG ATGAGTCGCTCAAGCAAACGATCGAGGACATGTGCTCGGGCCCCCAGACAACTCGCAAGGTAAAGATGGTGGCATACCACTGTATGAGGACATTTCAGGATAGATTTACGCAAGACATTCTGTTTCGCACGAAACATGCCATGTTCTACGACGAGCTCGAGCAGCTAATGAGTCGCCTGAGTAACGAGTCGGCCGAAAACACCCAGCGAGAGATCATGCGACACTTGAGGGTGGCGAAGACACGGATTGCGAATCGAAGTCAGGCACGTTATAATCCACTCCAACGGCAGCAGAAATCACCGGCATCGGCGTCTACTACTCCGCGGGCCACAAGTTCCTCCCAGCCACCAGAGCCTCGTGAATCATAG